A stretch of the Desulforamulus ferrireducens genome encodes the following:
- a CDS encoding MgtC/SapB family protein, whose product MILLLYFDAEIYLRILVSTVAGLLIGFERTIYNKPAGVRTFSLVCLGSTLITLVSIYGAEKLGYTGVSDPLRITAQIVSGIGFLGAGVIWNSKNGGMKHGVTTAAELWVTSAVGMALGVGMYDLALLVIVCIFVSIFLGRVLDDYVTKNRKVEE is encoded by the coding sequence GTGATATTATTGTTGTACTTTGATGCGGAAATTTATTTGCGTATACTGGTTTCCACAGTTGCGGGGCTCTTAATTGGTTTTGAAAGAACCATTTATAATAAACCGGCCGGTGTCCGGACCTTTTCTCTGGTTTGTCTGGGTTCCACTTTAATAACCCTGGTGTCCATCTATGGCGCCGAAAAATTAGGTTATACAGGGGTATCTGATCCCCTGCGTATCACAGCGCAAATTGTCAGCGGTATTGGTTTCCTGGGTGCCGGGGTTATCTGGAACAGTAAAAACGGTGGAATGAAACACGGCGTTACCACTGCGGCTGAATTGTGGGTAACCTCCGCGGTGGGTATGGCCCTGGGAGTGGGCATGTATGACTTGGCCCTGCTGGTTATTGTCTGTATCTTTGTGAGCATATTCTTGGGACGCGTTTTGGATGACTATGTAACAAAAAACAGAAAGGTTGAGGAGTAA
- a CDS encoding CBS domain-containing protein produces the protein MSQQLKEIMTRNVTTVTPEQSIQEAAQLMSQQNIGSLPVVKNGHCVGIITDRDIALRAVSQGHSPQSTTVGSVMSSGVVTASPEMDVHEAAHLMAEQQIRRLPVVENGQLTGIVALGDLATQNIYQNEAGEALSSISVPSSPIH, from the coding sequence TTGAGTCAACAGCTTAAGGAGATTATGACCCGAAACGTTACCACTGTTACCCCTGAACAAAGCATCCAGGAAGCAGCCCAACTTATGAGTCAGCAAAACATTGGCTCTCTCCCTGTAGTTAAAAATGGTCATTGTGTTGGCATTATTACCGACAGGGATATTGCTTTAAGAGCTGTTTCCCAAGGTCACTCCCCGCAAAGCACTACAGTTGGCAGTGTGATGAGTTCAGGTGTGGTAACCGCCAGCCCGGAAATGGATGTTCATGAAGCCGCCCACTTAATGGCTGAGCAACAGATTCGCCGCCTGCCAGTGGTTGAAAACGGTCAATTGACCGGTATTGTTGCTCTGGGCGACCTGGCTACCCAGAACATTTACCAAAACGAAGCCGGTGAAGCTCTGTCCAGTATCTCCGTTCCCTCCTCACCCATCCATTAG
- a CDS encoding carbonic anhydrase has protein sequence MAQLVKINTREDILPQYLNTPIGDLIEYHNFNKHFFETDKKYEHAEILIGMCMDNRKRLNIPEKFAYVLRTGAGNLRASEFKVSYAIAVGGVRAIALIGHNNCGMANLKAKEEKFIAGLVDVGWDRKAAEDHFNHFAPMYEIGNELDFVLTEAKRIRARYPKVLVAPMMYKLEDNRLYLLTED, from the coding sequence ATGGCCCAGCTTGTTAAAATAAACACAAGGGAAGATATTCTACCCCAGTACTTAAATACCCCCATCGGGGACCTAATTGAATATCATAACTTTAACAAGCACTTTTTTGAAACCGATAAAAAATATGAACATGCAGAAATATTAATAGGCATGTGTATGGACAACCGTAAGCGCCTTAATATTCCTGAAAAATTTGCCTATGTACTGAGAACGGGAGCCGGTAACCTGCGCGCCTCTGAATTTAAAGTATCCTATGCCATTGCAGTTGGCGGTGTTAGGGCAATTGCTTTAATTGGTCACAACAACTGCGGCATGGCCAACCTTAAAGCCAAAGAAGAGAAATTCATTGCCGGTCTGGTGGATGTAGGCTGGGATCGCAAAGCAGCAGAAGATCACTTCAACCACTTTGCACCAATGTATGAAATTGGTAATGAATTAGACTTTGTTTTAACGGAGGCCAAAAGAATCCGTGCCAGATACCCCAAGGTTTTGGTTGCACCCATGATGTATAAGTTAGAAGACAATCGTCTTTATTTACTAACAGAAGATTAA
- a CDS encoding YaaR family protein, with protein MKITAISGNKQNSGHVKPPTSQGVKQNQSFSGVLESTEKDHTQRELMEMVERIKAAGTKLKSAATEDNIREYKDVIKEYLTFVLKNYHKLRHDRSINYSTVYTRVEIISKEVEELTNRLLTEEKNNIDIVAEVDKITGLIIDVFS; from the coding sequence GTGAAGATAACTGCAATATCCGGTAACAAACAAAACTCTGGTCATGTAAAACCGCCCACCAGCCAAGGGGTTAAACAAAACCAATCTTTTTCAGGTGTTTTAGAAAGCACAGAAAAGGATCATACCCAAAGGGAATTAATGGAGATGGTGGAGAGGATTAAAGCCGCTGGGACTAAGTTGAAATCAGCAGCCACAGAGGATAATATACGGGAATACAAGGATGTTATCAAGGAATATCTAACCTTTGTACTGAAAAATTATCATAAACTAAGACATGATCGTAGTATAAATTACAGTACTGTTTATACCAGGGTGGAAATCATCAGTAAAGAAGTGGAGGAATTAACCAATCGTTTGTTAACTGAGGAAAAAAATAACATAGATATTGTAGCCGAGGTAGATAAAATTACCGGGCTAATCATTGATGTGTTTAGTTAA
- a CDS encoding RDD family protein, with the protein MTTVNYATPFERLIARIIDKFVITLPVFIWFGGQSNLMVEAIGGGILLVAIVVLNVLWDGQTVGKRVMKIRIQSNGTTKLTAAHYLVRELFFTVYPVYLLANTLVQTAWLFWMLTTMVLILMYGRGLHDYIARTQVVKVNAVVVEDDTKEDNSPQ; encoded by the coding sequence ATGACAACTGTAAACTATGCCACTCCCTTTGAACGATTGATTGCCAGAATCATTGACAAATTTGTTATCACTCTGCCGGTTTTTATCTGGTTTGGCGGACAAAGCAACCTAATGGTTGAAGCCATAGGCGGCGGTATATTGCTGGTGGCCATTGTAGTACTAAATGTCCTCTGGGATGGCCAAACCGTAGGTAAGCGAGTTATGAAGATTAGGATACAATCCAACGGTACCACTAAACTCACCGCCGCCCATTATCTGGTGCGGGAATTGTTTTTCACTGTTTACCCTGTTTATTTGCTAGCTAATACCCTCGTGCAAACCGCCTGGTTATTCTGGATGCTTACCACTATGGTGTTAATTTTGATGTACGGTCGAGGCTTGCATGATTATATTGCCCGTACCCAAGTGGTAAAAGTCAACGCCGTTGTTGTGGAAGATGATACTAAGGAGGATAATAGTCCACAATAG
- a CDS encoding efflux RND transporter periplasmic adaptor subunit: protein MLRKKKLLLGILVLAMLLLTGCNAGTETGADSKESKTDNIAEAETSPKSPGTVVISGKIEAVQMANLVSKVAGKVEMVHVDIGTPVKAGQVLMSLDAGDKAAEIEVATAQVNSAQVEYELAQSNYQRGQELLAAQAISQAEYEKTYEGPFKRAEAQLQSAQASLKKQQITYNDMFMKAPFDGVITARNINPGEMAGTQNTVFTLVNLDQVVIKGMVNENFINQLQNGQAVKVRVPAASDQEFTGVINNLGLSADLQAKGYPVKIKLENPDHILKPGMFAEVILEGKK, encoded by the coding sequence GTGCTGAGAAAGAAAAAACTGTTACTTGGTATATTAGTGCTGGCCATGCTATTGCTTACTGGTTGCAATGCGGGTACAGAAACAGGGGCGGATAGCAAGGAGAGCAAGACAGACAATATCGCTGAGGCAGAAACCTCCCCAAAGAGCCCGGGGACAGTGGTAATTAGTGGTAAAATTGAAGCGGTACAGATGGCTAACTTGGTGAGCAAAGTAGCCGGCAAGGTGGAAATGGTGCACGTAGACATTGGTACCCCTGTCAAAGCCGGTCAAGTGTTAATGAGTTTAGATGCGGGAGATAAAGCGGCGGAAATTGAGGTAGCGACTGCCCAGGTGAACAGTGCCCAGGTTGAATACGAACTAGCCCAGAGCAATTATCAGCGGGGCCAAGAGCTATTGGCAGCCCAGGCTATTTCCCAAGCTGAATATGAAAAGACCTATGAAGGACCCTTTAAGCGAGCCGAGGCTCAACTGCAATCAGCTCAGGCCTCTTTAAAGAAACAACAAATTACCTACAATGATATGTTTATGAAAGCACCCTTTGACGGGGTGATAACAGCCCGCAATATTAATCCCGGAGAAATGGCCGGCACGCAAAATACTGTTTTTACACTGGTTAATTTAGACCAAGTGGTAATAAAGGGGATGGTTAACGAGAATTTCATCAATCAGTTACAAAATGGCCAGGCAGTCAAGGTGAGGGTACCAGCGGCATCTGACCAAGAGTTTACCGGTGTTATTAACAACCTGGGCCTTTCGGCCGACCTCCAAGCCAAAGGTTATCCTGTCAAAATAAAGCTGGAAAACCCTGACCATATCCTCAAGCCCGGTATGTTTGCCGAGGTTATTCTCGAGGGCAAAAAATAG
- a CDS encoding HlyD family secretion protein: MKKKSIYLVILAMVVTMAGVSYYYWYQNTHYVSTEDARVDGQIVKVSPQVSGQIIDLPIEENQDLTAGEYMGRLSDVNLAASANLDLTVLKAPISGTVIKKTAHVGEMATAGVAVAMMVDLNALYITANIEEGDLNKVKIGQRVNYTIDTFPEEKFTGQVISIGNAANSVFSLLPQQNTSNSFTKVTQRIPVKISIDDYHNKRLLPGMNAIVKINIK, from the coding sequence ATGAAGAAGAAAAGTATCTACCTTGTTATATTGGCCATGGTGGTTACTATGGCAGGAGTTTCCTATTACTACTGGTATCAAAATACTCACTATGTTTCTACAGAGGATGCCAGAGTGGATGGTCAGATTGTCAAAGTAAGTCCCCAGGTGTCGGGACAAATTATTGATCTACCCATTGAAGAGAATCAAGATTTGACTGCCGGCGAATATATGGGTCGTTTGTCAGATGTTAATTTAGCGGCCAGTGCTAATTTGGATTTAACGGTTCTAAAGGCACCCATTAGCGGGACGGTGATTAAAAAAACCGCCCATGTGGGGGAGATGGCTACAGCTGGGGTAGCAGTGGCCATGATGGTAGATTTAAATGCTCTCTATATTACTGCCAATATTGAAGAAGGCGACCTCAATAAGGTCAAGATCGGGCAAAGGGTAAATTACACCATTGATACCTTCCCTGAAGAAAAATTTACAGGTCAGGTAATATCCATTGGTAATGCAGCCAACTCGGTATTTTCTCTGTTACCACAACAAAATACTAGTAACTCCTTTACTAAAGTAACCCAGCGGATACCAGTAAAGATTAGCATTGATGACTATCATAATAAAAGGTTGCTGCCAGGCATGAACGCCATAGTTAAAATTAACATTAAATAG
- a CDS encoding DVU0772 family protein — protein MHVQNIKNNLLWDFSLEQEFSKTPRKTGYTFVIDQFAATPRLALYRVGPFSSHTEHLYQQPPKELLVKVLGEQCIDPSVDGLFMINQELRDWIENNILNH, from the coding sequence ATGCATGTGCAGAACATTAAAAATAATCTACTCTGGGATTTTTCCCTGGAGCAGGAGTTTTCCAAGACCCCCAGAAAAACCGGTTATACCTTTGTGATCGACCAATTTGCCGCTACCCCTCGGTTAGCACTATATCGCGTCGGCCCCTTCAGTAGTCATACAGAGCACCTTTACCAACAACCACCTAAGGAGTTGTTGGTAAAGGTGCTGGGTGAGCAGTGTATAGACCCTAGCGTAGACGGACTATTTATGATTAATCAGGAACTCAGGGATTGGATTGAAAATAATATTTTAAACCATTAA
- the spoIIR gene encoding stage II sporulation protein R, producing MKLTLRSVLTIIIGLALLAGACFFSYRTYIQHEFASELIRLHVIAHSDSYADQALKLHVRDVIVNEMKSRFRQANNRQEAEEIILASVDEIKALAERQIAREGKQYPVEVKLGDYAFPTKTYGNITLPAGNYHAVRVIIGDGQGKNWWCVLFPPLCFVDSVESLQEDEKAKGMKVFEKDNVEFRLKCIDVLKIFCR from the coding sequence ATGAAGCTTACTCTGAGAAGCGTGCTAACCATAATCATAGGCCTGGCACTCCTGGCCGGTGCCTGTTTTTTCTCCTACCGAACCTATATTCAGCATGAATTTGCCAGTGAGCTAATCCGTTTGCATGTGATTGCCCATAGTGACAGTTATGCCGACCAGGCACTAAAATTACATGTCAGGGATGTCATTGTTAATGAAATGAAATCACGTTTCCGTCAGGCTAATAACAGGCAAGAGGCAGAAGAAATTATTCTCGCCAGTGTGGATGAAATCAAAGCCTTAGCGGAGCGGCAGATTGCAAGGGAGGGTAAGCAGTACCCGGTGGAGGTTAAACTGGGGGATTATGCTTTTCCTACCAAAACCTATGGTAATATCACCCTGCCCGCAGGCAATTATCACGCTGTGAGAGTAATCATTGGAGATGGGCAAGGGAAAAATTGGTGGTGCGTATTGTTTCCGCCCCTGTGTTTTGTTGATAGTGTGGAATCCCTCCAGGAAGATGAGAAAGCCAAAGGAATGAAAGTCTTTGAAAAGGATAATGTGGAGTTTCGTCTCAAATGCATTGATGTACTAAAAATATTTTGCAGATAA
- the nrfD gene encoding NrfD/PsrC family molybdoenzyme membrane anchor subunit yields MASHAQEAQKWSFRITPIRVLLMLLSLVAIGVIVFRLVTGLGTVTNLSDEWPWGLWIGFDVLCGVALAGGGYGTALIVHVLHRDYFAPIARSAMLTSLIGYLLVMAGLFLDIGQWFNFWRPFVSWGHSSVLFEVFWCVSCYTTVQILEFGEIATERVGKKFHNIFKKALPVLMIVGIIFPTLHQSSLGGLYLLMVDKLYPLWWSPIIFLFFLISSFFVGPAMICVETTLAGKAYDHWIPIPILRKLVRISAYAMILYLILKIVDLTNRGVLGLAFSGTFEANWFLIEMIFGVIIPIIIAFSGFSNSRSGLLTFGLLVSLGVVLNRMNVVITGMIRSTGVSYIPSAGEFIVSAGLVAMGVLAYCFVVENFRILEHEDHGHAA; encoded by the coding sequence ATGGCGTCTCACGCCCAAGAAGCCCAAAAGTGGAGTTTTAGAATTACTCCAATACGTGTCTTATTAATGCTCTTATCACTAGTGGCCATCGGTGTAATCGTCTTTCGTCTGGTTACTGGTCTGGGCACTGTTACAAACTTAAGCGATGAATGGCCTTGGGGTCTCTGGATTGGTTTCGACGTACTCTGCGGTGTTGCTCTGGCCGGTGGCGGTTATGGCACAGCACTCATTGTACATGTACTGCATAGAGACTATTTTGCCCCTATCGCCCGTAGTGCCATGCTGACATCCTTAATCGGTTATCTGTTAGTTATGGCTGGCTTGTTCCTAGACATCGGTCAGTGGTTCAACTTCTGGCGTCCCTTCGTATCCTGGGGTCACAGCTCTGTGCTGTTTGAAGTTTTCTGGTGTGTATCCTGTTATACCACCGTTCAGATTTTAGAATTTGGTGAGATTGCCACTGAACGTGTGGGCAAGAAATTCCATAACATTTTCAAAAAGGCTCTGCCTGTTTTAATGATTGTTGGTATTATTTTCCCAACCTTGCACCAGTCTTCCCTGGGTGGTCTGTACCTGTTAATGGTAGATAAGCTTTATCCCTTGTGGTGGTCTCCCATTATCTTCCTGTTCTTCCTGATCTCCTCTTTCTTTGTAGGACCTGCGATGATATGTGTGGAAACCACTTTAGCCGGTAAAGCATATGATCATTGGATCCCCATTCCAATTTTGCGCAAGCTGGTAAGAATTTCTGCTTATGCTATGATTCTTTATCTAATCTTAAAGATCGTTGACTTAACCAACCGCGGAGTATTGGGTCTAGCCTTCTCCGGCACCTTTGAAGCAAATTGGTTCTTGATTGAAATGATTTTTGGTGTTATCATACCCATTATTATCGCCTTCAGCGGTTTCAGCAATTCCCGCAGTGGTCTGTTAACCTTTGGTTTACTGGTAAGCTTGGGTGTTGTATTAAACCGTATGAACGTGGTCATCACCGGTATGATTCGCTCCACCGGCGTATCCTATATTCCTTCTGCGGGAGAATTTATTGTTAGCGCCGGTTTGGTGGCTATGGGTGTGCTGGCCTACTGCTTCGTTGTAGAGAACTTTAGAATTCTCGAACACGAAGATCATGGCCATGCTGCTTAA
- a CDS encoding 4Fe-4S dicluster domain-containing protein, with translation MSKGVLVDLTKCVGCGSCTVACKLYNGNEWDDTTPTMGPDAKLNGKNWTVVQFHEVKDSNNQPVWRFVKQQCLHCKEPACASACFAKAFQKTEAGPVIYYPHLCVGCRYCMVACPFNIPKYEWEKAFPLVTKCMMCSGKVEKGEAPACVSVCPADVFKYGDRDALLQEAKDIIAKDSKYVKHIFGEEEVGGTEWIYISDIPFEQLGFKTNVTKRAMPSYTEAYMHATPFVGITWGVILTGLYHYTKRRNQISKENNKNFKA, from the coding sequence ATGTCAAAAGGTGTTCTAGTTGATCTTACAAAATGCGTAGGTTGTGGTAGTTGCACCGTAGCCTGCAAGTTATATAACGGCAATGAGTGGGATGATACTACTCCTACTATGGGACCTGATGCTAAACTTAACGGCAAAAACTGGACCGTAGTACAATTCCATGAAGTTAAAGACAGCAATAATCAACCTGTTTGGCGCTTTGTTAAGCAACAATGTTTACATTGTAAAGAACCCGCCTGCGCTTCCGCATGTTTTGCCAAGGCATTCCAAAAAACTGAAGCAGGCCCGGTAATTTATTATCCTCACCTGTGCGTTGGTTGCCGTTATTGCATGGTAGCCTGTCCCTTTAATATTCCCAAATACGAATGGGAAAAGGCATTCCCGCTGGTTACCAAGTGCATGATGTGCAGTGGTAAAGTAGAAAAGGGCGAAGCCCCTGCCTGCGTTTCCGTATGTCCTGCGGATGTCTTTAAATATGGTGACCGCGATGCCCTGCTGCAAGAGGCCAAGGACATCATTGCCAAGGATTCTAAATATGTAAAACACATCTTTGGTGAAGAAGAAGTGGGCGGCACCGAATGGATTTACATTTCTGACATACCCTTTGAACAGTTAGGCTTTAAGACTAACGTAACCAAGCGTGCTATGCCCAGCTATACCGAAGCCTATATGCATGCCACTCCCTTTGTGGGTATTACCTGGGGCGTTATTCTAACTGGTTTATACCACTATACCAAACGCCGTAACCAGATTAGCAAAGAAAACAACAAGAACTTTAAGGCTTAA
- a CDS encoding [FeFe] hydrogenase, group A, whose amino-acid sequence MQNQADKEKERQLTRRGFLKLMGGIGLTGITATIAGCSTDPAGGKGWMPQQYQVASSFPVQVKGRIPIDPTNPSITRDDKKCILCGQCVEVCQRVQTVYGYYELPIKDDIICVNCGQCTLWCPTAAITERDDIDKVVKALEDKDIHVVVQTAPATRVGLGEEFGMAPGSFVEGQQVAALKKLGFDAVFDTNFSADLTIFEEGTELIKRVTGAIDEPLPQFTSCSPGWVKFCEYYYPDLLHHMSTCKSPQQMLGALVKTYYAKEKGISPEKIFSVSIMPCTAKKFEASRPEMNSAGKHIGKPEIRDVDVVLTTRELARLIKMKGIDLTQLENEKYDTLMGESTSAGLIFGATGGVMEAAIRSAYFLITKQEPPEALLNLTPIRGLQGCKEATVNIPGVGDVRVAVVHGLSNARPILEAVRKGEAPYHFIEFMCCPGGCISGGGQPRTSLPPSDDVRQARINSIYNADAHIYAKRKSHENQEVLALYEKFLETPNSHIAHELLHTHYEDRSKHLTVKKNA is encoded by the coding sequence ATGCAGAACCAAGCGGACAAAGAAAAGGAAAGGCAGTTGACCAGGCGTGGCTTCCTCAAACTGATGGGGGGTATTGGTCTGACAGGCATCACTGCAACCATTGCAGGATGTAGTACAGATCCCGCCGGCGGCAAGGGCTGGATGCCTCAACAGTACCAGGTTGCCAGCTCATTCCCGGTTCAGGTAAAGGGTCGTATTCCCATTGACCCCACCAACCCGTCCATTACCCGGGATGACAAGAAATGTATTTTGTGTGGCCAGTGCGTGGAGGTTTGTCAGAGGGTTCAAACCGTTTACGGTTACTACGAACTACCCATTAAGGATGACATTATCTGCGTAAACTGCGGGCAGTGCACCCTGTGGTGTCCCACTGCAGCCATCACCGAGCGTGACGACATTGATAAAGTTGTCAAAGCTCTGGAGGACAAAGACATTCATGTGGTCGTGCAAACAGCTCCTGCCACCAGGGTGGGTCTGGGAGAAGAGTTTGGTATGGCCCCCGGTTCCTTCGTGGAAGGACAACAAGTGGCAGCCCTCAAAAAACTTGGTTTCGATGCAGTTTTCGATACCAACTTTTCTGCTGACTTGACCATTTTTGAAGAAGGTACCGAGTTAATTAAGAGGGTTACCGGCGCCATCGATGAGCCACTGCCACAGTTCACCTCCTGCAGCCCTGGTTGGGTTAAGTTCTGTGAATACTACTATCCCGACCTGTTGCACCATATGTCCACTTGCAAATCACCACAGCAAATGCTAGGTGCTTTGGTTAAGACTTACTATGCTAAGGAAAAGGGCATTAGCCCGGAGAAGATTTTCTCTGTATCCATCATGCCCTGCACCGCTAAAAAATTTGAGGCTTCCCGTCCGGAAATGAATAGTGCTGGTAAGCACATCGGTAAGCCTGAAATAAGAGACGTTGATGTTGTTTTAACCACCCGTGAACTGGCTCGCTTAATCAAGATGAAAGGTATCGATTTAACACAACTGGAAAACGAAAAATACGATACCCTAATGGGCGAGAGCACCAGTGCCGGCTTGATTTTTGGTGCCACCGGCGGCGTTATGGAAGCAGCCATTCGTTCTGCTTATTTCTTAATTACCAAACAAGAACCACCGGAAGCTTTATTAAACCTCACTCCCATTCGTGGTCTCCAGGGTTGTAAGGAAGCCACAGTTAATATTCCCGGTGTAGGTGATGTTAGGGTAGCAGTTGTACATGGTTTAAGCAACGCTCGTCCTATTCTGGAAGCTGTACGTAAGGGAGAAGCTCCTTACCACTTTATCGAGTTTATGTGCTGTCCCGGCGGCTGCATTAGCGGCGGTGGTCAACCTCGTACTTCCTTACCACCTTCTGATGATGTTCGTCAGGCCCGCATTAACAGCATCTACAACGCCGATGCCCATATTTATGCCAAACGTAAGAGCCATGAGAACCAGGAAGTATTGGCCCTTTATGAGAAATTCCTGGAAACACCCAACAGCCATATTGCCCATGAACTGCTGCACACCCATTATGAAGACCGCAGCAAGCACCTAACCGTTAAAAAGAATGCTTAA
- a CDS encoding YkvA family protein, translating to MTVFKKILFFIQALLNPAVPSRMKYEMGACLLYFISPIDFVPDFIPITGKADDIVILFWGCKRVFDVLKLHRQSLALKSKEANGTP from the coding sequence ATGACAGTTTTTAAAAAAATCCTGTTTTTTATCCAGGCTTTGTTAAACCCGGCGGTACCCTCCCGTATGAAATACGAGATGGGTGCTTGCTTGTTATATTTCATTAGTCCCATAGATTTTGTACCAGACTTTATCCCGATTACCGGTAAGGCTGATGATATTGTCATCCTGTTCTGGGGCTGTAAAAGGGTTTTTGATGTTTTAAAACTACACCGCCAATCCCTTGCATTAAAGAGCAAAGAAGCCAATGGTACACCCTGA
- a CDS encoding DUF2619 domain-containing protein: MEPTAAAKIMVYLRLLLAIISLVAVYLMLKYPTVEAGLRINAVLSLTNPTILLLINLVGISGLAGKVSFMKLGFIIVGAIFIMLGTMK, from the coding sequence ATGGAACCTACAGCTGCAGCTAAAATCATGGTTTATTTAAGGTTATTGTTAGCTATTATTTCCCTGGTTGCTGTGTATCTTATGCTTAAATATCCTACTGTGGAAGCCGGTTTGCGGATTAATGCGGTCTTATCCCTGACCAATCCAACCATACTGCTGCTCATCAACCTGGTAGGCATTAGCGGTCTGGCCGGTAAGGTATCGTTCATGAAGCTTGGTTTTATTATTGTTGGTGCCATTTTTATTATGCTGGGGACCATGAAGTAA
- a CDS encoding S1 family peptidase has protein sequence MLDRKIMVLIPVALFILLAATIGSLKEETSNTTKLAKNAEPAVVLVQATFAADIEVATPYLDKTKLNYTLNKIIEQVMQGFIPAEESAMWRVLADEMRAKPLDFLQKSGQKKVIHNGYRAVASGFLVTPDGYLVTDAQVVSPDEKLLKQQLSAPILEEAVTLLMGEIAAKAAGIPADARDYVLTAIDDMVVTYYVENIKVKNLQKTYDIGMGVQIPGVHLFQKGLKAEVVQMGVSPKDVAILKMKGHNNLPTVSMGDATDLTPGSKIFVLGYSGVATFHPLYAEINQTQPNLTEGVISAQKTKEGGWGIFQTNADLTSGISGGPVFNEQGEVVGLATFDSQGLNAGQFVVPILVIKECLEKANVKPTEGLVTKTYREAIDLYYQQHYKKALIKFQEVATLYPGHAYVQDFIAASQKAINEGKDKSIPGWVLIGIPVATIMLVMVVVVIIYQREKAPPATVASADTPVEAAVSVEQKDQENKVRDTE, from the coding sequence TTGCTTGATAGGAAAATCATGGTGCTGATACCGGTTGCGTTATTTATACTTTTGGCTGCAACCATTGGTAGCCTAAAGGAGGAGACTTCAAATACTACCAAGTTAGCAAAGAATGCAGAACCTGCTGTGGTGTTGGTTCAGGCAACCTTTGCCGCGGATATTGAGGTTGCCACCCCCTATTTAGACAAGACAAAATTAAATTACACCCTTAATAAAATTATTGAGCAAGTTATGCAGGGATTTATACCCGCAGAAGAATCTGCCATGTGGAGGGTACTGGCCGATGAAATGCGGGCTAAACCACTGGATTTTCTGCAGAAAAGCGGTCAAAAAAAAGTAATTCATAACGGTTATCGAGCAGTGGCCAGCGGTTTCCTGGTCACTCCCGATGGCTATCTGGTGACCGATGCACAGGTGGTTTCGCCTGACGAAAAACTTCTCAAGCAACAATTGAGTGCTCCCATCCTGGAGGAAGCTGTTACGCTCTTAATGGGTGAAATTGCTGCCAAAGCAGCAGGTATTCCTGCTGATGCCAGAGATTATGTCCTAACAGCTATTGACGATATGGTTGTTACTTACTATGTGGAAAATATTAAGGTTAAGAATCTGCAGAAAACCTATGATATCGGTATGGGTGTGCAGATACCCGGCGTACATCTCTTCCAGAAAGGGCTAAAGGCAGAAGTGGTTCAGATGGGAGTTTCCCCCAAAGATGTGGCGATATTAAAAATGAAAGGTCATAATAATCTCCCCACAGTGTCCATGGGAGATGCCACTGACTTAACCCCAGGAAGTAAAATATTTGTTCTGGGTTACTCCGGAGTAGCTACTTTCCATCCCTTATATGCCGAAATTAATCAGACCCAACCCAACTTAACGGAAGGTGTTATCAGCGCTCAAAAAACCAAGGAGGGTGGTTGGGGTATCTTCCAGACCAATGCTGATCTGACCTCCGGTATCTCCGGTGGCCCGGTGTTTAATGAACAGGGAGAAGTTGTGGGCTTAGCGACCTTTGACTCCCAGGGACTAAATGCAGGGCAATTTGTGGTGCCCATTTTAGTGATTAAAGAGTGCTTAGAGAAAGCTAATGTAAAACCAACGGAAGGTCTGGTCACCAAGACCTATCGGGAAGCCATTGATCTTTATTATCAACAACACTATAAGAAGGCTTTAATAAAGTTTCAGGAAGTGGCCACCCTATACCCCGGTCATGCCTATGTGCAAGACTTTATCGCCGCCAGCCAAAAGGCTATTAATGAAGGAAAGGATAAGTCCATTCCTGGGTGGGTATTAATTGGGATACCCGTTGCCACGATAATGTTGGTTATGGTGGTGGTTGTGATAATATATCAAAGGGAAAAGGCTCCACCCGCCACTGTGGCATCTGCCGACACGCCTGTGGAAGCAGCTGTGAGCGTAGAACAGAAAGACCAAGAGAATAAAGTAAGGGATACCGAGTAG